A window of the Limanda limanda chromosome 8, fLimLim1.1, whole genome shotgun sequence genome harbors these coding sequences:
- the tmem17 gene encoding transmembrane protein 17B: MELPETIRRHLEDFSRNVLFDRSRTETLSKRNDGFSFPDKLVLSSLQLQMSLYFNMLFFPWWWISEIVMLQLKYPALPDYYKFILVTLLILMTLIEAIRLYLGYVGNLQEKVPELAGFWLLSILLQSPLILFQLFNEAILIQPLERGVHIVLAIFVLSQALSGFVALRDMVKHTESQFHLRQFD; the protein is encoded by the exons ATGGAGCTTCCGGAGACGATCCGGAGACATTTGGAGGATTTCTCCCGGAACGTTTTATTCGACCGGAGCCGAACTGAGACGCTCTCGAAGCGGAACGATGGGTTCTCGTTTCCCG ACAAGCTGGTTCTGTCCAGTCTCCAGCTCCAGATGTCGCTGTACTTTAACATGTTGTTCTTCCCCTGGTGGTGGATCagtgaaattgtgatgctgcaACTCAAG TATCCTGCCTTGCCCGACTACTACAAGTTCATCCTTGTGACCCTTCTCATCCTGATGACTCTAATTGAGGCCATCAGACTTTATCTGGGTTATGTCGGGAACCTGCAAGAAAAG GTCCCAGAGTTGGCTGGATTTTGGCTGCTGAGCATCCTGTTGCAGTCTCCTCTCATCCTGTTTCAGCTCTTTAATGAAGCTATTCTCATACAGCCCCTGGAGAGAGGAGTTCACATCGTTCTCGCTATATTTGTACTCTCACAG GCCCTCTCTGGTTTTGTGGCGCTGCGGGACATggtgaaacacacagaaagcCAATTTCACCTCCGACAGTTTGACTGA
- the LOC133008839 gene encoding E3 ubiquitin/ISG15 ligase TRIM25-like: protein MAESCGLDMFQCSICLDGLNHPVTLHCGHNYCQECVNTFWDQDNQKGVYTCPQCVHSFNPRPVLGKNIVLADAMGKMSKEAAAAAEGDEVVPGDVACDVCTVRKLKAVKSCLVCLASYCSTHLQPHYQSAAFKRHKLVEVSVSMQDQICPKHDKLLEVFCRSDGHCICLLCVMDEHRSHDTVSAAAEREDRQKQFGKKKQRYQRGIQEKEKKLQKLRKKIDSLKCSGDAAVQEADRVYTEIVRTADMKLRAVKQRIRVEEKAGVSRAGVLVDRLEREISELRKGEDSLKQLSLTEDHIHFLQSSQPIFNLPEPDESPDYNIHLDSSFDFMKKAICTLKDQMENITQGIVEITETIQADPMNREEFLLYLCSLSLDPNTAFENLMLSDGNRKVTWIKRAQHRPNHPERFTEYDQVLCTEGLSGVCYWEVEWKGPRVEVAMCYKGSELQENSFGYTDQSWSISLSTSSCSFWHNEVKTRISVPCSVTVGVYLNHEAGSLSFYSVSDSGQMRLLHRVQTTFSKPLYPGFMVSRGSSVQIRAQK, encoded by the exons ATGGCAGAAAGCTGCGGGTTAGACATGTTCCAGTGCTCCATCTGTCTGGATGGACTGAACCACCCGGTGACCCTTCACTGTGGACACAACTACTGTCAGGAGTGTGTGAACACCTTCTGGGACCAGGACAACCAGAAGGGAGTTTACACATGTCCCCAGTGTGTCCACTCCTTCAACCCAAGACCCGTCCTGGGCAAGAACATAGTGCTGGCGGATGCGATggggaaaatgtcaaaagaagctgctgctgctgcggagggGGACGAGGTTGTCCCCGGGGACGTGGCGTGTGATGTCTGCACCGTGAGGAAGCTGAAGGCTGTGAAGTCCTGCCTGGTGTGTCTGGCCTCCTACTGCTCCACCCACCTGCAGCCTCACTACCAGTCTGCAGCTTTCAAGaggcacaagctggtggaggtgtccgTCTCCATGCAAGACCAGATCTGCCCCAAGCACGACAAGCTGCTGGAGGTCTTCTGCCGCAGCGACGGCCACTGcatctgtctgctgtgtgtgatgGACGAGCACAGAAGCCATGACACCGTCTCTGCTGCAGCGGAGAgggaagacagacag aaacaatttggaaagaagaaacagaggtaTCAGCGGGGAAttcaagagaaagagaagaagctgcagaaacTGAGAAAGAAGATTGATTCACTAAAG TGCTCTGGAGATGCAGCGGTACAGGAGGCAGACAGGGTCTACACTGAAATTGTCCGGACGGCGGATATGAAGCTGCGTGCTGTGAAGCAGAGGATCAGAGTCGAGGAGAAAGCTGGGGTGAGCCGAGCCGGGGTCCTGGTGGATCGGCTGGAGAGGGAGATCTCTGAGCTGAGGAAGGGAGAGGATTCACTGAAGCAGCTGTCGCTCACTGAGGATCACATTCATTTCCTGCAG AGCTCCCAGCCCATTTTCAACCTTCCAGAACCTGATGAGTCTCCAGATTACAACATCCACCTCGACAGTTCTTTTGACTTTATGAAAAAGGCCATCTGTACTTTGAAAGATCAAATGGAAAACATCACACAGGGTATTGTCGAAATAACTGAGACAA ttcaAGCTGATCCGATGAACAGAGAAGAGTTCCTCCTGT ATCTGTGCAGCCTCAGTTTGGATCCCAACACAGCATTTGAAAACCTAATGCTTTCTGATGGAAACCGCAAGGTAACCTGGATTAAAAGGGCTCAGCACCGCCCCAACCATCCAGAGAGATTCACAGAATATGATCAAGTGTTGTGCACTGAAGGTTTATCTGGCGTGTGCTACTGGGAGGTCGAGTGGAAGGGGCCCAGGGTTGAGGTCGCTATGTGCTACAAAGGGTCAGAGCTGCAAGAGAATAGCTTTGGATACACAGACCAGTCTTGGAGCATTTCCCTCTCAACTTCTAGTTGCAGCTTCTGGCACAATGAAGTCAAAACTAGGATATCTGTGCCCTGCTCCGTAACTGTAGGAGTGTATCTGAACCACGAGGCCGGGAgcctgtccttctacagcgtctctgattCTGGTCAAATGAGGCTCCTTCACAGAGTTCAGACCACATTCTCCAAGCCTCTGTACCCCGGGTTCATGGTCTCCAGAGGTTCGTCTGTTCAAATACGCGCACAAAAGTAA
- the LOC133009101 gene encoding E3 ubiquitin/ISG15 ligase TRIM25-like codes for MAESCGSDMFQCSICLDGLNHPVTLHCGHSFCQECMNTFWDQDNQKGVYTCPQCVHSFNPRPVLGKNIVLEDAMGKMSKEAAAAAEGDEVVPGDVACDVCTVRRLKAVKSCLVCLASYCSTHLQPHYQSAAFKRHKLVEVSVSMQDQICPKHDKLLEVFCRSDGHCICLLCVMDEHRSHDTVSAAAEREDRQKQFPKKERRYHRGIREKLKKLKKLRQNIASLKCSGDAAVQEADRVYTESVRTADMKLRAVKRRIRVEEKAGVSQAGVLVDRLEREISELRKRKDSLKQLSLTEDHIHFLQSSQPIFNCPEPDESPDHRVEWKGPRVEVAMCYKGSELQEKSFGYTDQSWSISLSTSSCSFWHNEVKTRISVPCSVTVGVYLNHEAGSLSFYSVSDSGQMRLLHRVQTTFSKPLYPGFMVSRGSSVQIRAQK; via the exons ATGGCAGAAAGCTGCGGGTCAGACATGTTCCAGTGCTCCATCTGTCTGGATGGACTGAACCACCCGGTGACCCTTCACTGTGGACACAGCTTTTGTCAGGAGTGTATGAACACCTTCTGGGACCAGGACAACCAGAAGGGAGTTTACACATGTCCCCAGTGTGTCCACTCCTTCAACCCAAGACCCGTCCTGGGCAAGAACATAGTGCTGGAGGATGCGATGggcaaaatgtcaaaagaagctgctgctgctgcggagggGGACGAGGTTGTCCCCGGGGACGTGGCGTGTGATGTCTGCACCGTGAGGAGGCTGAAGGCCGTGAAGTCCTGCCTGGTGTGTCTGGCCTCCTACTGCTCCACCCACCTGCAGCCTCACTACCAGTCTGCAGCTTTCAAGaggcacaagctggtggaggtgtccgTCTCCATGCAAGACCAGATCTGCCCCAAGCACGACAAGCTGCTGGAGGTCTTCTGCCGCAGCGACGGACACTGcatctgtctgctgtgtgtgatgGACGAGCACAGAAGCCATGACACCGTCTCTGCTGCAGCGGAGAgggaagacagacag aaaCAATTTCCAAAGAAAGAACGGAGGTATCACCGGGGAATTCGAGAGAAAttgaagaagctgaagaaacTGAGACAGAATATTGCTTCACTAAAG TGCTCTGGAGATGCAGCGGTACAGGAGGCAGACAGGGTCTACACTGAAAGTGTCCGGACGGCTGATATGAAGCTGCGTGCTGTGAAGCGAAGGATCAGAGTCGAGGAGAAAGCTGGGGTGAGCCAAGCCGGGGTCCTGGTGGATCGGCTGGAGAGGGAGATCTCTGAGCTGAGGAAGAGAAAGGATTCACTGAAGCAGCTGTCACTCACTGAGGATCACATTCATTTCCTGCAG AGCTCCCAGCCCATTTTCAACTGTCCAGAACCTGATGAGTCTCCAGATCACAGG GTCGAGTGGAAGGGGCCCAGGGTTGAGGTCGCTATGTGCTACAAAGGGTCAGAGCTGCAAGAGAAAAGCTTTGGATACACAGACCAGTCTTGGAGCATTTCCCTCTCAACTTCTAGTTGCAGCTTCTGGCACAATGAAGTCAAAACTAGGATATCTGTGCCCTGCTCCGTTACTGTAGGAGTGTATCTGAACCACGAGGCCGGGAgcctgtccttctacagcgtctctgattCTGGTCAAATGAGACTCCTTCACAGAGTTCAGACCACATTCTCCAAGCCTCTGTACCCCGGGTTCATGGTCTCCAGAGGTTCGTCTGTTCAAATACGCGCACAAAAGTAA
- the slc15a5 gene encoding solute carrier family 15 member 5 — MILFCTVKLGYDNYSAATVNLCFIGASTLTPVLVGWFAETFLGRTKVLYVCAVLHVFGTAMLPVVAFPFEDFYINTHHIAHRLEPREQQILFYTGLLAAALGIGGIRAILCPMGAYSLQGYNQHQLLSFFNWFYWLVNLNSTVVFLGIAYIQQSVAKNLGFLIPFTSVLLALIAIHMMRNKLTYKPKKGGSLLTTLGVFLNSLKMCCLHYRHLSGDVVSWLDRAKENNGGRYSETHVENVKVLAKLFPLHGLQLLYRACITQIPSGYYIQTMNSNLHLNNLLLPIGAMNVIGILPLLLLAPLIECVTTCYLSMEKAPMAPAKVITLGHACATLSVLVAGLTELQRKTHPLVEQTLSGVVLQVSSMPYFQLAPQYILLGLAEALVTPACSLISFQLTPSHIRGISLHFLTLSYGGGCFLGALIVQLAYFLSGGNFYPNILHDGNLERYFFLLASLMAINTLVFWRVSYRYIDLSVQGKALTISPLTEKLLRYKACLSFYDTVDRSYTNASIDSVL; from the exons ATGATTCTCTTCTGCACTGTGAAGCTTGGCTATGACAACTACTCAGCTGCAACAGTCAACCTGTGCTTCATAGGAGCCAGCACCCTGACCCCTGTCCTGGTGGGGTGGTTTGCAGAAACCTTCTTAGGAAGGACCAAAGTGCTCTACGTGTGTGCTGTTCTTCACGTCTTCG GTACAGCCATGCTGCCCGTGGTGGCATTTCCCTTCGAAGATTTCTACATCAACACTCATCACATAGCCCACCGGCTGGAGCCCCGGGAGCAGCAGATCTTGTTCTACACCGGCCTCCTGGCGGCCGCTCTGGGCATCGGTGGCATCCGGGCCATCCTCTGCCCCATGGGCGCCTACAGCCTGCAGGGCTACAACCAGCACCAGCTCCTGTCCTTCTTCAACTG GTTCTACTGGTTGGTGAACCTGAATTCCACCGTTGTGTTTCTGGGTATTGCGTACATCCAGCAGTCTGTGGCCAAAAATCTGGGTTTCCTCATCCCCTTCACCTCAGTGCTGCTGGCGCTCATCGCCATACACATGATGCGCAACAAACTCACCTACAAACCCAAGAAAG GTGGATCCTTACTGACCACACTGGGCGTCTTCCTGAACTCTCTCAAGATGTGCTGCCTCCACTATCGGCACCTGAGTGGAGATGTGGTCTCTTGGTTGGACCGGGCCAAGGAGAACAACGGTGGTCGCTACAGTGAGACGCACGTGGAGAACGTTAAAGTCCTGGCAAAGCTCTTCCCTCTTCATGGCCTCCAGCTGCTGTACAGAGCCTGCATCACACAG ATTCCCTCAGGTTACTACATACAGACGATGAACTCCAACCTTCACCTGAACAACCTGCTGTTGCCTATTGGAGCCATGAATGTGATCGGcatcctgcctctgctgctcttaGCACCGCTGATCGAGTGCGTCACTACCTGCTACCTCTCCATGGAAAAAGCTCctatggcccctgcgaaagtcATCA CTCTGGGCCATGCATGTGCCACTCTGTCAGTCCTGGTGGCAGGTTTgacggagctgcagaggaaaactCATCCACTGGTGGAGCAGACGCTGTCCGGGGTGGTTCTGCAGGTGTCGTCCATGCCCTATTTCCAGCTGGCTCCCCAGTACATCCTGCTTGGTCTGGCCGAGGCTCTCGTCACCCCTGCAT GTTCCCTCATATCTTTCCAACTGACCCCGAGCCACATCAGAGGCATCTCCCTGCACTTCCTCACCCTGTCCTACGGAGGGGGCTGTTTTCTTGGAGCCTTGATCGTCCAGCTGGCGTACTTTCTCTCTGGag GTAACTTCTACCCAAACATACTGCATGATGGGAATCTGGAGAGGTACTTCTTCCTCCTGGCCTCACTGATGGCTATTAATACCCTTGTCTTTTGGAGAGTATCTTACAG GTACATAGACCTGAGTGTGCAGGGCAAAGCACTGACCATCAGCCCTCTGACCGAGAAGCTGCTGCGTTACAAGGCCTGCCTGAGTTTCTACGACACCGTGGATCGCTCCTACACGAACGCCTCCATCGACTCTGTTCTATGA